The following coding sequences are from one Novosphingobium sp. KACC 22771 window:
- a CDS encoding glycosyltransferase family 4 protein has translation MTEMTSADISQSEREKAHEVVNLFSQRPGDARRLRVALVGTYAPRGCGIATFTTDVREKLNAYHPDIDVDVYALDNEDPKLNYAGDIHLIRADTRADYIKAARAINESGADVVWVQHEFGIFGGVDGAYVADLVDAVAAPVLVTFHTVLASPSAGQRAVMEHMITRASRIMVMAQQGRELLIDTYRARPETVEIIEHGAPDRPFGTTETAKAAKGLSGHRVLTTFGLLGPGKGLETAIAALPAILERHPDTIYRILGATHPVLVARDGESYREGLIAQAEALGVSHAIQWENRFLDIEELLENLECCDIYLTPYPGMAQSTSGTLSYAVALGKAVVSTPYVHARELLADGVGCLIEPHSPEAIAQAVNALLDDPQLLVDTQKRAYQRGRRTIWPHFARSSAHLIRNTVAPRARAVEPTVVPGLSGVWAMSDATGMLQHAIGIIPDRRHGYCLDDNARALMLMNVATGLSESERLRASSSYASFIQFAWNPDERRFRNFMRFDRTWCEDVGSQDSNGRALWALGHTVEHSPMADMRYWARDLFDQVSGAMEELESPRAMAFAALGACALLRRGERNREARDLVINACDTLFRLVEGQRRPSWVWFETVLSYDNPRLCQALIEGGMLLGEKRWQSAGLETLAWIGQCQTSPQGHFRPIGSESFGKEGTWQPFDQQPLEAQAAIEAARAAWVATGDERWIARANQAYQWFFGANDRGVVLADIATGRCRDGVTPRGRNENSGAESILAFQLGHYNLAAMLRAERQLSNAGNEFGHIAGQSRPQPAAHS, from the coding sequence ATGACCGAGATGACCAGCGCTGACATTTCCCAAAGCGAGCGCGAAAAAGCCCATGAGGTGGTCAACCTGTTCAGCCAGCGGCCCGGCGATGCGCGCCGCCTGCGCGTGGCGCTGGTGGGTACCTATGCTCCGCGCGGCTGCGGCATCGCCACTTTCACCACGGATGTTCGTGAAAAGCTCAACGCCTATCACCCCGACATTGATGTCGATGTCTATGCGCTGGACAATGAAGACCCCAAGTTGAACTATGCCGGCGACATCCACCTGATCCGCGCCGACACCCGCGCCGATTACATCAAGGCCGCCCGCGCCATCAACGAGAGCGGGGCCGATGTCGTATGGGTCCAGCATGAATTCGGCATTTTCGGCGGAGTTGACGGTGCCTATGTCGCCGATCTGGTCGATGCGGTGGCCGCGCCCGTGCTGGTCACGTTTCATACGGTTCTGGCCTCGCCCTCGGCCGGACAGCGCGCCGTCATGGAGCATATGATCACCCGCGCCTCGCGCATCATGGTCATGGCCCAGCAAGGGCGGGAACTGCTGATCGATACCTATCGCGCGCGGCCCGAAACCGTCGAAATCATCGAGCACGGCGCCCCCGACCGTCCCTTTGGCACCACCGAAACGGCCAAGGCCGCCAAGGGGCTTTCGGGCCATCGCGTGCTGACGACCTTTGGCCTGCTGGGTCCGGGCAAGGGGCTGGAAACAGCCATTGCCGCCCTGCCCGCCATTCTGGAGCGGCATCCCGACACGATCTATCGCATTCTGGGCGCCACCCATCCGGTGCTGGTCGCCCGCGATGGCGAGAGCTATCGCGAAGGGCTGATCGCGCAGGCCGAGGCGCTGGGCGTCTCCCACGCCATCCAGTGGGAAAACCGCTTTCTCGACATCGAGGAACTGCTCGAAAATCTCGAATGCTGCGACATCTATCTCACGCCCTATCCCGGCATGGCGCAATCGACATCGGGCACGCTGTCCTATGCCGTGGCGCTGGGCAAGGCGGTGGTTTCAACGCCCTATGTCCATGCGCGCGAATTGCTGGCCGATGGGGTGGGCTGCCTGATCGAACCGCATTCGCCCGAGGCCATCGCGCAGGCGGTCAATGCCTTGCTCGATGATCCGCAATTGCTGGTCGATACGCAAAAGCGGGCCTATCAGCGCGGGCGGCGCACGATCTGGCCGCATTTTGCGCGCTCCAGCGCCCATCTGATCCGCAACACCGTCGCCCCGCGCGCCCGCGCCGTTGAACCCACCGTCGTCCCCGGCCTGTCTGGCGTTTGGGCAATGAGCGATGCGACCGGCATGTTGCAGCACGCCATCGGCATCATTCCCGACCGCCGCCACGGCTATTGTCTGGATGACAATGCCCGCGCGCTGATGCTGATGAATGTGGCGACCGGCCTTTCCGAATCCGAACGCCTGCGCGCCAGCAGCAGCTACGCTTCCTTTATCCAGTTTGCCTGGAACCCGGATGAGCGCCGGTTTCGCAATTTCATGCGGTTTGACCGGACATGGTGCGAGGATGTGGGGTCGCAGGATTCCAATGGCCGTGCGCTCTGGGCGCTGGGCCATACGGTCGAGCACAGCCCGATGGCCGACATGCGCTATTGGGCCCGCGATCTCTTCGATCAGGTGTCGGGGGCGATGGAGGAGCTGGAATCGCCGCGTGCGATGGCTTTTGCCGCGCTGGGCGCCTGCGCGCTGCTGCGCCGGGGCGAACGCAACAGGGAAGCGCGCGATCTGGTCATCAACGCCTGCGACACCCTGTTCCGGCTGGTTGAAGGGCAGAGGCGGCCCTCCTGGGTCTGGTTCGAAACGGTGCTCAGCTATGACAACCCGCGCCTGTGTCAGGCGCTGATCGAGGGCGGCATGCTGCTGGGGGAAAAGCGCTGGCAAAGCGCGGGGCTGGAAACGCTGGCCTGGATCGGTCAGTGCCAGACCAGCCCGCAAGGCCATTTCCGCCCCATCGGCTCGGAAAGCTTTGGCAAGGAAGGCACGTGGCAGCCCTTTGACCAGCAACCGCTGGAAGCGCAGGCAGCGATTGAAGCGGCGCGGGCGGCGTGGGTGGCAACGGGCGATGAACGCTGGATCGCACGCGCCAATCAGGCCTATCAGTGGTTCTTTGGCGCCAATGATCGCGGGGTGGTTCTGGCCGATATTGCCACCGGGCGCTGCCGCGATGGCGTGACCCCGCGCGGCCGCAATGAAAACAGCGGGGCAGAATCGATCCTTGCCTTCCAACTGGGCCATTATAACCTCGCCGCCATGCTGCGCGCAGAGCGGCAATTGTCTAACGCAGGAAACGAATTTGGACACATCGCCGGACAGTCTCGCCCACAGCCCGCTGCACATTCATGA
- a CDS encoding glycosyl hydrolase family 8, translated as MQDKTMLFDRRHMLMAASAALMVGCSRKGEGKSVAPEGPMGQKQSGGQKSIDAPRNLDGMWTSFRQIYLDASGRIVDTGNGGVSHTEGQGYGMLMAATLGDRPAFEAMYNWTQAHLSRPDMALYSWRYDPRSNNPVADPNNATDGDMLIALALARAARRWNVGAWEARSRQMRQAIRERLVIARGGQHYLMPGIAGFDLGDRLMLNPSYFIFPALDTFAALDGAGAWGPVIATCENLLRKARFGVHNLPTDWIVIGADGMPQPAPDKPPQFGFDAVRVALYAVAARRGALVAPIADYWRGKQAQGQPIPAWVDVYSGAEAPYALSPGGLNIVQRTLNQPLKTEALAQDYYGCVLQLLTRNLR; from the coding sequence ATGCAAGATAAGACCATGCTGTTCGACCGTCGTCATATGCTGATGGCCGCCAGCGCCGCCCTGATGGTGGGCTGTTCGCGCAAGGGGGAAGGCAAATCGGTGGCACCCGAAGGGCCGATGGGGCAAAAGCAGTCGGGCGGGCAAAAGTCCATCGACGCGCCCAGGAACCTTGACGGCATGTGGACCAGCTTTCGCCAGATCTATCTGGACGCATCGGGCCGGATCGTGGACACCGGCAACGGCGGGGTCAGCCATACCGAGGGTCAGGGTTACGGCATGCTGATGGCGGCAACGCTGGGCGACCGTCCGGCGTTCGAGGCCATGTACAACTGGACGCAGGCCCATCTTTCGCGTCCCGACATGGCGCTTTATTCGTGGCGCTATGATCCCCGGTCGAACAATCCCGTGGCCGATCCCAACAATGCCACCGATGGCGACATGCTGATCGCGCTGGCGCTGGCGCGGGCGGCGCGGCGCTGGAACGTGGGCGCGTGGGAGGCCCGCTCGCGCCAGATGCGGCAGGCGATCCGCGAGCGGCTGGTGATCGCGCGCGGGGGCCAGCATTATCTGATGCCGGGTATTGCGGGCTTCGATCTGGGCGACCGGCTGATGCTCAACCCGTCCTATTTCATCTTTCCCGCACTCGACACCTTTGCCGCGCTGGATGGCGCGGGCGCTTGGGGCCCGGTGATCGCAACCTGCGAAAACCTGCTGCGCAAGGCGCGCTTTGGCGTGCATAATCTGCCCACCGACTGGATCGTGATCGGGGCCGACGGCATGCCCCAGCCCGCCCCCGACAAGCCGCCGCAATTCGGTTTTGATGCGGTGCGCGTGGCGCTTTACGCGGTGGCGGCGCGGCGCGGGGCGCTGGTGGCCCCGATTGCCGATTACTGGCGCGGCAAGCAGGCACAGGGCCAGCCGATCCCGGCATGGGTCGATGTGTATTCCGGGGCCGAGGCGCCCTATGCCCTCTCGCCGGGTGGGCTCAACATCGTGCAACGCACCTTGAACCAGCCGCTCAAGACCGAGGCGTTGGCGCAGGATTATTACGGCTGCGTGCTGCAATTGCTGACGCGCAACCTGCGTTAG
- the bcsD gene encoding cellulose biosynthesis protein BcsD, which produces MRLAYDGTPTGRGTMDDMPLPPLTSERGLAVIAALAVSEIFANAGKEQAQGFFRAVGQRLARQNPIPAMRDLRELQGAVNAVWSRVGLGEAEITLDLQGVLIHHHDAPATIPYDPDFHWGAALPALLLGAYDGWMRAMGSPEALQTRLLSCADNIIEIRHGAEIDAR; this is translated from the coding sequence ATGAGGCTTGCATATGATGGGACACCCACGGGGAGGGGCACGATGGATGACATGCCTTTACCGCCGCTGACCTCGGAGCGCGGATTGGCGGTGATCGCGGCTTTGGCCGTATCGGAAATCTTTGCCAATGCGGGCAAGGAGCAGGCGCAGGGCTTTTTCCGCGCCGTGGGCCAGCGACTGGCGCGGCAGAACCCGATCCCGGCGATGCGCGACCTGCGCGAGCTTCAGGGCGCGGTCAATGCGGTCTGGTCGCGCGTCGGGCTGGGCGAGGCGGAGATCACGCTCGACCTTCAGGGCGTGCTGATCCATCATCACGATGCCCCGGCCACCATTCCCTATGACCCCGATTTCCACTGGGGCGCGGCGCTGCCTGCGCTGTTGCTGGGGGCCTATGACGGCTGGATGCGCGCGATGGGCAGCCCGGAAGCGTTGCAGACCCGTTTGTTGTCCTGCGCGGACAATATCATTGAAATCCGCCATGGCGCAGAGATTGATGCAAGATAA
- a CDS encoding formate/nitrite transporter family protein: MESSEAKNPSPALEARERDIALTESERASVASAKGANTKVIHEVVRRHGDEEMERPAFSLLMSALAGGIAICASILAEAQMELLLPDEKWRPLVASLGYSAGFLVVILSHLQLFTESTLSAVIPVATHPHRSNVLRLLRFWGLVLGANLLGTFIVALAFERQWIVSAPLYDAILELSARLLERDWWQTLRMGIPAGFLIAAIPWSLPTTRGQEFWVILLLTWLIALGGFAHVVAGSGEAWVLMLDGRITFAQAVMDIILPTLLGNVIGGTGLFAVLAHAQVREEL; this comes from the coding sequence ATGGAAAGCAGCGAAGCGAAAAACCCATCCCCGGCGCTGGAGGCGCGCGAACGCGACATCGCGCTGACCGAGAGCGAGCGCGCCTCGGTCGCCTCGGCAAAGGGGGCCAATACCAAGGTGATCCACGAGGTCGTGCGCCGCCATGGCGACGAGGAAATGGAGCGCCCGGCCTTTTCGCTGCTGATGTCGGCGCTGGCGGGCGGGATTGCCATCTGCGCCTCCATTCTGGCCGAGGCGCAGATGGAATTATTGCTTCCGGATGAAAAATGGCGACCGCTGGTGGCCAGTCTTGGCTATTCGGCGGGCTTTCTCGTGGTGATCCTGAGCCATCTGCAATTGTTCACCGAAAGCACGCTCTCGGCGGTCATCCCGGTCGCCACCCATCCGCATCGGTCCAATGTCTTGCGGCTGCTGCGTTTTTGGGGGCTGGTGCTGGGGGCCAATCTGCTGGGCACCTTCATCGTCGCGCTGGCCTTTGAACGGCAATGGATCGTGTCGGCCCCGCTCTATGATGCGATCCTAGAACTGTCCGCCCGCTTGCTTGAGCGCGACTGGTGGCAAACCTTGCGCATGGGCATTCCGGCGGGCTTCCTGATCGCGGCCATCCCGTGGTCCTTGCCCACCACGCGCGGACAGGAATTCTGGGTCATCCTGCTGCTGACATGGCTGATTGCGCTGGGCGGCTTTGCCCATGTGGTGGCCGGATCGGGCGAGGCATGGGTGCTGATGCTGGACGGGCGGATCACCTTTGCGCAGGCGGTGATGGATATCATCCTGCCCACGCTGCTGGGCAATGTCATCGGCGGCACGGGCCTGTTTGCGGTGCTGGCCCATGCGCAGGTGCGCGAGGAATTGTGA
- a CDS encoding mechanosensitive ion channel family protein: MSNATPTATPSVMASAHPLRPGDLRAMVQDLSNTTLNWISDYWLQIAISAAAAAAIMSLLFALRRWGRRNYDPLVGPASMRAVFAQVVMRTTTFFIVILAIRVVSKYSQMPDNLEHWMFVFFAIASVIQGAIWTRELILGLIEHRTSAKNFQGETILNAMGLIRILVSFTVFAIAAVVLLGNIGVNVTGMVAGLGVGGIAIGLAAQGIFADLFAALAIIFDRPFNRGDAISYGDSSGTIEAIGLKSTRIRAYTGELRVIANRNLLDKEVLNVSGRNHIRLPFMIGVAYETPPDTLERLPGILKELVEAEGGIAARAGFEKFGESSLDFALQVDVPGNDWPLAHDLRNRLLVAIMRRFAAEGISIPYPTQTTYTAAPDGRLIMPYAEPGQASTSA, translated from the coding sequence ATGAGCAATGCCACCCCCACCGCCACGCCTTCGGTGATGGCCAGCGCCCATCCCCTGCGCCCCGGCGATCTTCGCGCTATGGTGCAGGATCTGTCGAACACCACGCTGAACTGGATCTCCGACTATTGGTTGCAGATTGCCATTTCGGCGGCGGCGGCCGCGGCGATCATGAGCCTGCTGTTTGCGCTGCGGCGGTGGGGGCGGCGCAATTACGATCCCCTCGTGGGTCCGGCCTCGATGCGCGCGGTCTTTGCGCAGGTGGTGATGCGGACCACGACCTTCTTCATCGTCATTCTGGCCATCCGGGTGGTCAGCAAATATTCCCAGATGCCCGACAATCTCGAACACTGGATGTTTGTGTTCTTTGCCATTGCCTCGGTCATTCAGGGGGCGATCTGGACCCGTGAACTGATCCTGGGACTGATCGAACATCGCACCTCGGCCAAGAATTTTCAGGGCGAAACGATCCTGAATGCCATGGGCCTGATCCGCATATTGGTCAGCTTTACCGTCTTTGCGATTGCCGCTGTGGTCCTGCTGGGCAATATCGGGGTCAATGTCACGGGCATGGTCGCGGGTCTGGGCGTGGGCGGTATCGCCATCGGCCTTGCCGCACAGGGCATCTTTGCCGACCTTTTCGCAGCGCTGGCGATCATTTTCGACCGGCCCTTCAATCGCGGCGATGCGATCAGTTATGGCGATTCAAGCGGCACGATTGAAGCGATCGGGCTGAAATCCACCCGCATCCGCGCCTATACCGGCGAATTGCGCGTGATCGCCAACCGCAACCTGCTCGACAAGGAAGTGCTCAACGTTTCCGGGCGCAATCATATCCGGCTGCCCTTCATGATCGGCGTGGCCTATGAAACCCCGCCCGATACGCTGGAGCGCCTTCCCGGTATCCTTAAAGAACTGGTCGAGGCTGAGGGCGGGATTGCCGCGCGCGCGGGCTTTGAAAAATTCGGCGAAAGCTCGCTCGATTTCGCGTTGCAGGTGGACGTGCCGGGCAATGACTGGCCGCTGGCGCATGATCTGCGCAACCGCCTGCTGGTGGCGATCATGCGCCGCTTTGCCGCCGAGGGGATTTCCATCCCCTATCCGACCCAGACCACCTATACCGCCGCGCCCGATGGCCGCCTGATCATGCCCTATGCCGAACCGGGTCAGGCCAGCACATCGGCATAA
- a CDS encoding ferritin-like domain-containing protein: MATRNLSKEDTFTSTAELRAKAKRAIADGPVTASFPADREVIIARLNLALATEWVCVMRYMRHYYTVNGPTSGPIKAHFLEHAQEEQAHADKLAERIVQLGGDPDLDPATLTKRSHAEYTTGETIEEMIRENLIAERIAVDSYRELVQFLGDRDPTTRALIESILAQEEEHADELRDLLP, translated from the coding sequence ATGGCAACCCGCAATCTGTCGAAAGAAGACACGTTCACCTCGACCGCCGAGCTTCGCGCCAAGGCCAAGCGCGCGATTGCCGATGGACCTGTAACCGCCAGCTTTCCCGCCGACCGCGAGGTGATCATTGCCCGGCTCAATCTGGCTCTGGCCACCGAATGGGTCTGCGTGATGCGCTATATGCGCCATTATTACACCGTGAACGGCCCGACCTCCGGCCCGATCAAGGCCCATTTCCTTGAACATGCCCAAGAGGAGCAGGCCCATGCCGACAAATTGGCCGAGCGCATCGTGCAATTGGGCGGCGACCCCGATCTCGATCCGGCCACGCTGACCAAGCGTTCGCATGCCGAATATACCACCGGCGAAACAATCGAGGAGATGATCCGCGAAAACCTGATCGCCGAACGCATCGCGGTCGATTCCTATCGCGAGCTTGTCCAGTTCCTGGGCGACCGCGACCCCACGACCCGCGCCCTGATCGAGAGCATTCTGGCGCAGGAAGAAGAGCACGCCGACGAATTGCGCGATCTCTTGCCGTAA
- a CDS encoding GNAT family N-acetyltransferase, producing the protein MTAPVTLNQTRQRFEMPIEGDAMAICDYRVDDGGAYHLLHAEVPPAFEGRGIGGALARGVFDLARDQRLKLVPRCSFMVAWAKRHPDYADVLA; encoded by the coding sequence ATGACCGCCCCCGTAACGCTCAATCAGACCCGCCAGCGCTTTGAAATGCCCATTGAGGGCGATGCCATGGCGATTTGCGACTATCGCGTTGATGATGGCGGGGCCTATCACCTGCTGCATGCCGAAGTGCCGCCTGCTTTTGAAGGGCGCGGAATTGGCGGGGCGTTGGCGCGCGGGGTATTTGATCTGGCCCGCGATCAGAGGCTGAAGCTGGTCCCGCGCTGCTCGTTCATGGTGGCCTGGGCCAAACGGCATCCCGATTATGCCGATGTGCTGGCCTGA
- a CDS encoding alpha/beta fold hydrolase codes for MTHVLTRDGTAIYSKCWGWGRPVVLLHGWPLTADSWDPIATILANAGFRVVSYDRRGFGRSDQPSHGYDYDTLSDDLAEVMAFHRVTDDAALIGFSMGGGEVVRYMSRHNRGVVSQIALISSVAPGLIQTDDNLDGVAPEIFVDMEKQLVDDRAHFYTRFFKQFYGVGLIDRPVSQEVLDHARAMAMQAGLLPTLAAMRAFSHTDFTADLGAIDVPTLLIHGTADDIVPMRATSQRVADAVGMAGLVEYGGAPHGLFATRQDDLANDLIAFLRHRLAPIRSVAEQAALDVATANAVVAPSI; via the coding sequence ATGACCCATGTTCTGACCCGCGACGGCACCGCCATCTATTCCAAATGCTGGGGATGGGGGAGGCCCGTTGTCCTCCTGCACGGCTGGCCGCTGACCGCCGACAGCTGGGACCCGATCGCTACCATTCTGGCCAATGCCGGCTTTCGCGTGGTCAGCTATGACCGGCGCGGATTTGGCCGCTCGGACCAGCCCTCGCATGGCTATGACTATGACACGCTTTCCGATGATCTGGCCGAGGTCATGGCCTTTCATCGAGTTACCGATGATGCCGCGCTGATCGGCTTTTCGATGGGCGGTGGCGAGGTGGTGCGCTATATGTCGCGCCACAATCGCGGCGTGGTGTCACAGATTGCGCTGATCAGCTCGGTCGCGCCCGGCCTGATCCAGACCGACGACAATCTGGATGGCGTGGCTCCCGAAATCTTTGTCGATATGGAAAAGCAGCTGGTCGATGACCGCGCCCATTTCTACACGCGCTTTTTCAAGCAATTCTATGGCGTTGGCCTGATCGACCGCCCGGTCAGCCAGGAAGTTCTGGACCATGCCCGCGCCATGGCGATGCAGGCCGGGCTGTTGCCCACGCTGGCCGCGATGCGCGCCTTTTCGCACACCGATTTTACCGCGGATCTGGGCGCGATCGACGTGCCGACGCTGCTGATCCATGGCACGGCCGATGATATCGTGCCCATGCGCGCCACATCACAGCGCGTGGCCGATGCGGTGGGGATGGCCGGGCTGGTCGAATATGGCGGCGCGCCCCACGGCCTGTTTGCCACGCGACAGGATGATCTGGCCAATGATCTGATCGCTTTCCTGCGCCATCGGCTGGCCCCCATCCGCAGCGTGGCCGAGCAGGCCGCGCTCGACGTGGCAACGGCCAATGCCGTGGTGGCCCCCTCGATCTGA
- the amyA gene encoding alpha-amylase yields the protein MARTLLQFFHWYYPGGGQLWREVAQKASSLAEMGVTDIWLPPATKGAEGANSVGYDTYDLFDLGEFEQKGSRATKYGPREDLQQAIAAAREAGLGVIHDAVLNHKMGADETERVTVQRVREDDRNVFEGEPFEASAFTRFTFPGRGGAHSQFEWNASCFSGVDYIQDPDGTGVFSILNEHGEGWNEEVDEELGNFDYLMGADVEFRNPAVYEEVKYWGRWMVEQVGADGFRMDAAKHIPAWFLRDWVGHLRETVAPDIFVVAEYWNPDVDALALYLDRVDRQFALFDVGLQHNFHHAGRAHADYDLRTIFDGSLVAAIPEHAVTIVANHDTQPLQDLESPVEPWFKPLAYALILLREGGLPCLFYPDLYGAGYDDAGGDEQTHHVDLPAIECLPALVKARRTYAHGAQTDLFAEPNCIGFIRHGTAEQAGCVVVLSNAGDGAREAELGGDHAGATFVDFLGHHPGEVTLDEGGKGVFPVRGESVSVWVRRDSL from the coding sequence ATGGCCCGCACTCTGCTGCAATTCTTTCATTGGTATTATCCCGGAGGCGGCCAATTGTGGCGCGAGGTGGCGCAAAAGGCCTCGTCGCTGGCCGAGATGGGCGTGACCGACATCTGGCTGCCCCCCGCGACCAAGGGGGCCGAGGGCGCCAATTCGGTGGGCTATGACACGTATGACCTGTTTGACCTTGGCGAATTTGAACAGAAGGGCAGCCGCGCCACCAAATATGGCCCGCGCGAGGATTTGCAGCAGGCGATTGCCGCCGCGCGCGAGGCGGGGCTGGGGGTGATCCATGATGCCGTTTTGAACCACAAGATGGGCGCCGATGAAACCGAGCGCGTGACGGTTCAGCGGGTGCGCGAGGATGACCGCAATGTCTTCGAGGGCGAACCTTTCGAGGCCAGCGCCTTTACGCGCTTTACCTTTCCGGGGCGGGGCGGGGCGCATTCGCAATTTGAATGGAATGCATCCTGCTTTTCGGGCGTCGATTACATTCAGGACCCCGACGGCACCGGCGTCTTTTCCATCCTGAACGAACATGGCGAGGGGTGGAATGAAGAGGTCGATGAGGAACTGGGCAATTTCGATTACCTGATGGGGGCCGATGTCGAATTCCGCAATCCGGCGGTCTATGAAGAGGTCAAATACTGGGGCCGTTGGATGGTGGAGCAGGTGGGGGCCGATGGCTTTCGCATGGACGCGGCCAAGCATATTCCGGCATGGTTTCTGCGCGATTGGGTGGGGCATCTGCGCGAAACGGTGGCGCCCGACATCTTTGTCGTGGCCGAATACTGGAACCCGGATGTCGATGCGCTTGCGCTTTATCTCGACCGCGTGGACCGGCAATTCGCGCTGTTCGATGTGGGGCTTCAGCATAATTTCCACCACGCCGGGCGCGCCCATGCCGATTATGACCTGCGCACGATTTTTGACGGATCGCTGGTGGCGGCCATCCCCGAACATGCCGTCACCATCGTCGCCAACCACGATACCCAGCCGTTGCAGGATCTGGAAAGCCCGGTCGAGCCATGGTTCAAACCGCTCGCCTATGCGCTGATCCTGTTGCGCGAGGGCGGGCTGCCCTGCCTGTTCTATCCCGACCTTTACGGCGCGGGCTATGATGATGCGGGGGGTGACGAGCAAACGCATCATGTCGACCTGCCCGCGATTGAATGCCTGCCCGCGCTGGTCAAGGCGCGCCGGACCTATGCCCATGGCGCGCAGACCGATCTGTTTGCCGAGCCCAACTGCATCGGCTTTATCCGCCATGGCACGGCCGAGCAGGCAGGATGCGTGGTCGTCCTCTCCAACGCGGGCGATGGAGCGCGTGAGGCCGAATTGGGGGGCGACCATGCCGGGGCAACCTTTGTCGATTTTCTGGGCCATCATCCCGGCGAGGTGACGCTGGATGAGGGCGGCAAGGGCGTATTTCCCGTTCGCGGCGAGAGCGTGAGCGTCTGGGTGCGGCGCGATTCGCTCTAG